Proteins encoded by one window of Terriglobia bacterium:
- a CDS encoding DUF1440 domain-containing protein, whose protein sequence is MNRLIKNAIFGAIGGVAGTAVIGQAMGILSKLQPEKDRKLEEQLISENPTEKLARVVVEDALGIRISGETKSALGQAVRWGYGIGWGAVYGILRNEFPVMAKAGGLPFGIGLSLLGWTVLLPMFNLTPPPQKLPVSTHAQGLVSHYAYAAAVEGVCRLCNTVEQAATGAPQRTKPELRRVS, encoded by the coding sequence ATGAACAGATTAATCAAAAACGCCATTTTCGGTGCCATTGGCGGAGTTGCGGGGACAGCGGTCATCGGCCAGGCTATGGGGATTCTGTCGAAACTTCAGCCGGAAAAGGACAGGAAACTGGAAGAGCAGCTGATCTCAGAGAACCCGACGGAAAAGCTCGCTCGCGTCGTGGTCGAGGATGCTCTCGGAATCCGCATAAGCGGCGAGACAAAATCTGCGCTTGGGCAGGCGGTCCGCTGGGGCTACGGCATCGGCTGGGGAGCCGTCTATGGAATTCTACGAAACGAATTTCCTGTGATGGCGAAAGCCGGAGGGCTCCCTTTCGGGATTGGCCTTTCGCTTTTAGGCTGGACGGTGTTGCTGCCTATGTTCAATCTGACGCCGCCACCGCAAAAATTGCCCGTGAGCACACATGCTCAAGGACTCGTCAGTCATTATGCGTATGCGGCGGCTGTGGAAGGTGTGTGCCGGCTCTGCAATACGGTGGAGCAGGCTGCCACAGGCGCTCCGCAACGAACCAAGCCGGAATTGCGGCGGGTTTCATAA
- a CDS encoding cbb3-type cytochrome c oxidase subunit I has product MSESHTAEHTHHELGFIRKYIFSTDHKIIGIQYMITAMAMAVVGGFLSMLMRYQLAWPTTLSPNMAKLFPTAWAGGIMAPEFYISLVTMHGTIMVFFLFTAVLTGGFGNFLIPLQIGARDMAFPFLNALSYWIFLVSCVVIFSALFVQTGAPMGGWTSYAPLSALPAAAPGQGTGVTLWITAIALFSASGLMGGLNYITTILTMRTRGLSMMRLPLTQWSLLVTSVLGLLAFPVLLGAAILLTFDRVGGTSFFVPAGVIMNGLPVDHSGGHPLLWQHLFWFFGHPEVYIVVLPAMGMASDILSTFCRKPIFSYRMMVYSMVAIAALSFIVWGHHMFVSGMNPFLGSVFTLTTLLIAVPSAVKTFNWLGTVWGARIRFTAAGLFSIGFVSMFVSGGLSGIFLGTSAADIQLQDTYFVVAHFHLVMAIAPLFAAFGGIYFWFPKMFGRFMNETLGKAHFWLSFIGAYCVFFPMHILGIGGQMRRIYDPTQYLFLQAQQPVNVFITLAAFVLGASQLIFLLNFFISIFAGKRALDNNPWQATGLEWTVPCPTGHGNFGEELPVVHRWPFDYSVPGEKEDFIPQTVPATATAKH; this is encoded by the coding sequence ATGAGCGAGTCCCACACAGCCGAGCATACCCACCACGAGCTGGGCTTTATCCGGAAATATATTTTCAGTACGGATCATAAGATCATCGGCATTCAATACATGATCACCGCGATGGCAATGGCTGTTGTCGGCGGTTTTCTGTCCATGCTGATGCGGTATCAGCTCGCGTGGCCGACGACGCTGTCTCCGAATATGGCCAAGCTCTTCCCTACGGCGTGGGCGGGCGGCATCATGGCGCCCGAATTCTACATTTCGCTCGTCACGATGCACGGCACCATCATGGTCTTCTTCCTTTTTACAGCTGTGCTGACCGGGGGCTTTGGAAATTTCCTGATTCCGCTGCAGATCGGCGCGCGAGACATGGCGTTCCCATTCCTGAACGCGCTGTCGTACTGGATATTTCTGGTTTCCTGTGTCGTGATTTTCTCCGCATTGTTTGTGCAGACCGGAGCACCGATGGGAGGCTGGACGTCCTACGCGCCACTCAGCGCACTTCCCGCGGCGGCGCCTGGACAAGGTACCGGCGTGACCTTATGGATTACCGCAATCGCGCTGTTCAGCGCCTCGGGATTGATGGGCGGTCTGAATTACATCACGACGATCCTGACGATGCGCACCCGCGGCCTCTCGATGATGAGGCTTCCCCTGACTCAGTGGTCGCTGCTGGTTACGTCCGTGCTTGGTCTGCTTGCGTTTCCCGTGTTGCTGGGCGCCGCTATTCTGCTGACGTTCGATCGCGTGGGCGGAACGAGCTTCTTTGTCCCGGCGGGCGTGATCATGAACGGTCTGCCGGTCGATCACTCCGGCGGTCATCCTCTGCTCTGGCAGCACCTGTTCTGGTTCTTCGGACATCCTGAAGTTTACATCGTGGTTCTGCCGGCCATGGGCATGGCTTCCGACATTCTGTCGACGTTCTGCAGGAAGCCGATTTTCAGCTATCGGATGATGGTCTATTCGATGGTGGCCATCGCCGCTCTGAGTTTTATCGTCTGGGGCCACCATATGTTCGTCAGCGGAATGAATCCATTCCTCGGATCGGTCTTTACGCTCACGACATTGTTGATTGCGGTTCCCTCCGCTGTGAAAACCTTTAATTGGTTAGGTACGGTCTGGGGTGCCCGTATCCGCTTCACTGCCGCGGGCCTGTTCTCCATAGGATTCGTGTCGATGTTTGTCAGCGGGGGCCTGAGCGGAATATTCCTCGGGACATCGGCAGCGGATATACAACTTCAAGATACCTACTTCGTCGTGGCGCACTTCCATCTCGTCATGGCCATCGCGCCGTTGTTTGCCGCATTCGGTGGAATCTATTTCTGGTTCCCCAAAATGTTCGGCCGGTTTATGAACGAAACGCTGGGCAAAGCCCATTTCTGGCTGAGTTTCATTGGCGCCTATTGCGTGTTTTTCCCGATGCATATCCTGGGTATCGGGGGCCAGATGCGGCGCATCTATGATCCGACGCAGTACTTATTCCTGCAGGCGCAGCAGCCGGTTAACGTTTTCATCACATTAGCCGCCTTCGTGCTGGGAGCCTCTCAGCTCATTTTCCTGCTCAACTTCTTTATCAGCATTTTCGCCGGGAAGCGGGCGCTGGACAACAACCCGTGGCAGGCCACCGGCCTTGAATGGACCGTGCCCTGCCCGACGGGCCATGGTAACTTTGGAGAAGAGCTTCCTGTGGTGCATCGCTGGCCCTTTGACTACAGCGTGCCCGGAGAGAAAGAAGACTTCATTCCGCAGACGGTTCCTGCAACCGCGACGGCGAAACATTAA
- a CDS encoding cytochrome c oxidase subunit 3, whose translation MPTLVEERKEIILPPPPPADRGGDGGSGDPESSFPVSKGQIATWILLTAILMLFAGLSSAYIVLRGQPTWQNIELPWLLWPNTAVLLMSSVALELSRKAIQRKDAASMKRWLSVGGVLGLGFLVGQLAVWKQLVNEGVYLPSTLQSSFFYILSGLHGVHLLGGVIGLSVVLGKALKDRLTVANHEPLKLIALYWHVMDALWIYLFLMMLLS comes from the coding sequence ATGCCGACGTTAGTTGAAGAACGAAAAGAAATCATCCTGCCGCCACCTCCGCCCGCAGATCGGGGCGGCGATGGCGGTTCCGGAGATCCGGAATCTTCGTTCCCGGTATCGAAGGGACAAATCGCAACCTGGATTCTGCTCACGGCGATCCTCATGCTGTTCGCCGGACTGTCGAGCGCGTATATCGTGCTGCGCGGTCAGCCAACCTGGCAGAACATCGAGTTGCCGTGGCTGTTGTGGCCGAATACCGCGGTATTGCTGATGAGCAGCGTCGCGCTTGAATTGTCGCGAAAAGCGATCCAGCGGAAGGACGCCGCGAGCATGAAGCGCTGGCTGAGCGTCGGCGGCGTTCTGGGTCTTGGGTTCCTTGTTGGACAACTGGCGGTGTGGAAGCAACTGGTCAATGAAGGCGTGTATCTGCCGTCTACGCTGCAGAGCAGTTTCTTTTATATTTTATCCGGCCTCCATGGCGTGCACCTTCTAGGCGGAGTGATCGGGCTGTCGGTCGTTTTAGGGAAGGCATTGAAAGACCGGCTGACGGTCGCCAATCACGAACCGCTCAAACTTATCGCCCTCTATTGGCACGTGATGGATGCGCTCTGGATTTATCTTTTTCTGATGATGTTGTTGTCTTAA
- a CDS encoding ATP-dependent Clp protease adaptor ClpS produces MPSRAATAEPEVDNDTSIQLQPLYHVILLNDDDHTYDYVIEMLEKIFGFSESKALSHAVDVDTHGTTILLTCELEKAEQKRDLIHSYGPDWRLPRSLGSMAAIVEPAAS; encoded by the coding sequence ATGCCTTCGAGAGCGGCCACTGCAGAACCGGAAGTCGACAACGACACTTCCATTCAACTGCAGCCCTTGTATCACGTCATCCTGCTGAACGATGACGACCACACCTATGACTACGTCATCGAAATGCTGGAAAAGATCTTCGGCTTTTCCGAATCGAAAGCGCTCTCGCATGCGGTCGACGTGGATACCCACGGCACGACCATCCTGCTGACGTGTGAACTCGAAAAGGCCGAACAGAAGCGCGACCTGATCCATAGCTATGGCCCGGACTGGCGGTTACCGCGTTCATTGGGGTCCATGGCGGCGATTGTGGAACCGGCGGCAAGCTGA
- a CDS encoding alpha/beta hydrolase encodes MSDMGRRGFIGAALAGSAVPVLSAAVQVPEPSQSKVTVESDVIYGKGGDMDLKLDIYRPPAGVTAKQMATIHFHGGGFTGGNKESLAERIKPFAARGYVAIAAQYRLAGQAGYPALIHDAKASIRWVRAHAKTLGIDPQRIGVVGYSAGGYHALFTAGTGDRPEFEGTGGNAGVSTKVAVCLAYYPATNVTASMLPAGSDEAARKAANSTTYIASGFPPIAIFHGMKDVTIPIESSRKLVQQFQDAKVPVEFHAFEGVPHAFDSNPEFAVLSAQLADFFIDRHILNPRTYPPFGGGGARGQRGGRGD; translated from the coding sequence ATGAGCGACATGGGCAGACGGGGTTTCATTGGAGCGGCGCTGGCGGGTTCGGCGGTGCCGGTGTTGAGCGCGGCGGTGCAGGTTCCCGAACCGTCGCAGAGCAAGGTCACTGTCGAGAGCGATGTCATTTACGGCAAAGGCGGCGACATGGATCTGAAACTCGATATCTACCGCCCGCCTGCAGGAGTGACGGCCAAACAAATGGCGACGATCCATTTTCATGGCGGCGGATTTACCGGCGGAAACAAAGAGTCGCTTGCTGAAAGGATCAAGCCGTTTGCAGCGCGAGGATACGTGGCGATTGCGGCTCAGTATCGTCTCGCGGGACAGGCCGGTTACCCCGCTTTGATTCACGATGCCAAGGCCTCCATTCGCTGGGTCCGCGCCCACGCGAAGACTCTCGGCATCGATCCGCAGCGCATCGGTGTCGTCGGTTACTCGGCCGGCGGCTACCATGCGCTCTTCACGGCGGGCACCGGTGATCGTCCTGAATTCGAAGGTACAGGCGGCAATGCGGGCGTCAGCACGAAGGTTGCGGTCTGCCTTGCGTACTATCCGGCGACGAACGTTACGGCCAGCATGTTGCCCGCGGGCAGCGATGAGGCGGCACGGAAAGCCGCCAATTCGACCACTTATATCGCGTCAGGTTTTCCGCCCATTGCGATTTTCCACGGGATGAAGGATGTCACGATTCCGATCGAAAGCAGCAGGAAGCTGGTACAGCAGTTTCAGGACGCGAAGGTTCCCGTGGAATTCCACGCCTTTGAAGGCGTGCCGCATGCGTTCGACAGCAATCCCGAATTCGCAGTCCTCTCCGCACAATTGGCCGACTTCTTTATCGACCGCCACATTTTGAATCCCCGCACCTATCCTCCATTCGGAGGCGGAGGAGCAAGAGGACAGCGCGGCGGCCGCGGCGACTGA
- a CDS encoding RNA-binding protein: MSKKIFVGNLSFQTTESDLTNAFAQHGSVEAVAIITDRDTGRSKGFGFVTMTDGADQAIAQLSGSELNGRTLTVNEAKPMVKRDFGGGGGGGRGGGGGGRGRY, translated from the coding sequence ATGTCGAAAAAAATATTTGTTGGAAATCTGTCGTTTCAAACCACAGAAAGCGATCTCACTAACGCATTCGCGCAGCACGGCAGTGTCGAAGCGGTGGCGATCATCACGGACCGCGATACAGGCCGATCCAAAGGCTTTGGATTCGTGACGATGACGGATGGCGCAGACCAGGCAATTGCCCAGTTGAGCGGCTCCGAACTCAATGGCCGAACGTTGACGGTGAACGAAGCCAAGCCCATGGTAAAGAGGGACTTCGGCGGCGGCGGCGGCGGCGGTCGAGGCGGCGGTGGTGGTGGACGCGGTCGTTACTAA
- the coxB gene encoding cytochrome c oxidase subunit II, whose amino-acid sequence MADGTGPGRITLSGVVLAGLLLVLIIVSLYFFIAQPFWFPKLASEHGAKIDSLFMAVLVVSGIAFILVQGALGYFVARYGESGTERAEYWHDNPKAEAFLLILTAVILTVLVFMGQRVWASIYFADAPKNATIIQVTGEQFAWNFHYAGPDGQFGRTDTKLITGTNPIGLDRSDPNAKDDVLSIGVMHAPVGKPVRVQLRSKDVIHSFFLPNFRMKQDAVPGMAIEVWFTPTLTGQYEVACAELCGLGHYRMKAAFTVDESQDAFNKWLEEAGKQ is encoded by the coding sequence ATGGCCGATGGCACAGGGCCAGGTCGGATAACCCTGAGCGGGGTCGTACTGGCCGGTTTGCTTCTTGTTCTCATCATTGTCTCGCTTTATTTCTTTATTGCACAACCCTTTTGGTTTCCGAAACTGGCTTCCGAGCACGGCGCAAAAATAGACAGCCTGTTCATGGCGGTGCTGGTCGTCAGCGGTATCGCCTTTATATTGGTTCAGGGCGCGCTCGGTTACTTCGTGGCACGATATGGGGAAAGTGGAACGGAACGGGCCGAATACTGGCACGACAATCCCAAAGCCGAAGCATTTTTACTGATCCTGACAGCAGTAATCCTGACGGTCCTTGTATTTATGGGGCAGCGGGTCTGGGCTTCGATCTATTTTGCCGATGCTCCCAAGAATGCGACCATCATTCAAGTTACCGGCGAACAGTTCGCATGGAACTTCCATTACGCCGGGCCGGACGGCCAATTCGGCCGCACAGATACGAAACTCATCACGGGCACGAACCCGATTGGTCTGGACCGGAGCGATCCGAATGCCAAAGACGACGTCTTGAGCATCGGCGTCATGCACGCGCCTGTCGGCAAGCCGGTTCGGGTCCAGTTGCGCTCGAAGGATGTCATTCATAGCTTCTTCCTTCCGAATTTCCGCATGAAGCAGGATGCCGTTCCCGGCATGGCTATCGAGGTATGGTTTACGCCGACCCTTACGGGACAATATGAGGTCGCATGCGCTGAACTGTGCGGTCTCGGACACTATCGAATGAAGGCGGCCTTCACAGTCGACGAGTCGCAGGACGCATTTAATAAATGGCTGGAAGAAGCCGGTAAACAGTAG
- a CDS encoding cytochrome c oxidase subunit 3, translated as MDSSLAAEQQRILASNWGGGKSPFGTSWSKFMMWIFIISDALTFAAFLIAYGFMRRISPAWPKQTEVFNMVLITLMTFILISSSAVMAMAVGAARAANPKLAVRFMALTVVGGLAFLGCQAFEWSHLIEEGARLTHNPWGVPQFAATFFVITGFHGFHVLSGVTILAIVAIRAALGKYSADQVENAGLYWHFIDVVWVFVFAFYYLM; from the coding sequence ATGGATTCCAGCCTCGCTGCTGAACAACAACGGATACTTGCTTCCAACTGGGGCGGCGGAAAATCGCCGTTCGGCACCTCGTGGAGCAAGTTCATGATGTGGATTTTCATCATTTCGGACGCGCTGACATTCGCCGCGTTTTTGATCGCATACGGATTCATGCGCCGTATCAGCCCGGCCTGGCCGAAGCAGACGGAAGTCTTCAACATGGTGTTGATCACGCTCATGACTTTCATTCTGATCTCCTCCAGCGCGGTAATGGCGATGGCGGTCGGAGCGGCCCGCGCGGCGAACCCGAAACTGGCAGTTCGATTCATGGCGCTCACGGTCGTCGGCGGGCTGGCATTTCTCGGGTGCCAGGCTTTCGAATGGAGTCATTTGATTGAAGAGGGCGCGCGCCTGACCCATAATCCATGGGGAGTGCCGCAGTTCGCAGCGACGTTCTTTGTGATCACCGGCTTTCACGGGTTTCACGTCCTCAGCGGTGTGACGATCCTGGCGATCGTGGCGATACGCGCGGCGCTCGGGAAGTATTCGGCGGATCAGGTCGAGAACGCTGGCTTGTATTGGCACTTTATCGATGTGGTCTGGGTTTTTGTTTTTGCATTTTATTACCTCATGTAA
- a CDS encoding BlaI/MecI/CopY family transcriptional regulator: protein MPRSNTHRRPLTDLQQAILNFIWSKGSATSEEVRESLKPRHTLKDPTVRTLLRRLEARGYLGHKLAGKVFVYRAKVPQLSVAARAVRQIIDRFCAGSVDQFLLGMVDEKVLSAEEIRKLAKKIRNYP, encoded by the coding sequence ATGCCAAGGAGTAACACTCACCGGCGTCCGCTTACGGATCTGCAGCAGGCGATTCTGAATTTCATCTGGTCGAAAGGCTCGGCGACTTCCGAGGAGGTCCGGGAATCGCTGAAACCGCGGCATACATTGAAGGACCCAACGGTCAGAACGCTGCTGCGGCGGCTGGAGGCGCGGGGCTATCTCGGCCACAAGTTGGCAGGAAAGGTCTTCGTGTACCGGGCGAAAGTGCCGCAACTCAGCGTCGCGGCACGCGCGGTCCGGCAGATCATCGACCGGTTCTGTGCGGGATCGGTGGATCAGTTTCTGCTGGGAATGGTCGACGAGAAGGTGCTGTCGGCGGAGGAGATCCGGAAACTAGCGAAGAAAATCCGCAATTATCCGTAG
- a CDS encoding cytochrome C oxidase subunit IV family protein, translating into MADHEHDHDQEHHPVNYRLYFKTWVWLLILTATALGLGYAPINESLKAFLLVCTTLAKILVIAAIFMHLRYERINLVLLTFVPLILAIIMFSFTYPETLGTATHLIRVH; encoded by the coding sequence GTGGCTGATCACGAACACGATCACGATCAAGAACATCATCCCGTAAACTACAGACTGTATTTCAAAACGTGGGTATGGCTTCTTATCCTGACGGCAACCGCCCTGGGCCTGGGCTATGCGCCTATTAACGAAAGCTTGAAAGCTTTTCTGCTGGTCTGTACGACCCTGGCGAAGATTCTGGTCATTGCGGCGATCTTCATGCATCTGCGTTACGAACGGATCAATCTGGTTCTTCTGACGTTCGTTCCTCTCATCCTTGCTATAATCATGTTTTCGTTCACCTACCCCGAGACTCTGGGGACTGCGACTCATCTGATACGGGTGCACTGA